A genomic region of Gossypium hirsutum isolate 1008001.06 chromosome D01, Gossypium_hirsutum_v2.1, whole genome shotgun sequence contains the following coding sequences:
- the LOC107923464 gene encoding dirigent protein 15 — protein sequence MEKQMIFAWAMIFCLAMAPVYGQYYSRTVKAGPRVEKITHLHFYFHDIRSGSNPTAFLIASPNITQDPPSYGTLFAMDDPLTTEFELTSTLVGNAQGLYLALSRDLTKFSAVFYADFTFTTGRFNGSSFSLFSRFPPTDVVPAPGTIREMAIVGGTGKFRMATGFALLRPTSSSNTVGDANVEFNVTLYHY from the coding sequence atggaaaaacaaATGATATTTGCATGGGCAATGATATTTTGCCTTGCCATGGCCCCAGTGTATGGCCAATACTACTCCAGAACTGTTAAGGCAGGTCCCCGGGTGGAAAAGATTACCCACCTCCACTTCTACTTCCACGACATTCGCAGTGGCAGTAACCCTACTGCATTCCTGATAGCCAGTCCCAACATCACCCAGGACCCGCCCTCATACGGCACCTTGTTTGCAATGGATGATCCTCTAACTACAGAGTTTGAACTAACATCCACGCTCGTCGGAAATGCCCAAGGGCTCTACTTAGCATTGAGTCGAGACCTTACCAAGTTTTCTGCAGTCTTTTACGCTGATTTTACTTTTACCACTGGCAGGTTCAACGGCAGCTCCTTCAGTTTATTCTCACGATTTCCCCCCACAGATGTTGTTCCTGCCCCTGGCACAATTCGTGAAATGGCAATAGTGGGAGGGACAGGTAAATTTAGGATGGCCACAGGCTTTGCCCTCCTGCGACCCACTTCTTCAAGCAACACGGTCGGGGATGCTAATGTCGAATTCAATGTTACTTTGTACCATTATTAA
- the LOC107923463 gene encoding dirigent protein 4, producing the protein MKRLTWILILHLFSVSVQSQYYTESLPYDPEEPKVTNLHFFLHEFLSGSNPTVAMIAQANITSSDNNSSVPFSTIFALDDILKTGPEDNSEVIGNAQGLGILIADTNTTNLLWYWDFGFITGKFNGSSISMFSRNPTTVTVRELSVVGGRGKFRMAKGFAQLKDYSRNDTTIIAELNVTVIHY; encoded by the coding sequence ATGAAAAGACTGACTTGGATTCTAATCCTCCATCTCTTCAGCGTATCAGTGCAGAGCCAATACTACACAGAAAGTTTGCCATATGATCCCGAGGAGCCGAAAGTCACCAATCTCCACTTTTTTTTGCATGAGTTTCTCAGCGGCAGCAACCCTACGGTGGCCATGATAGCTCAGGCTAATATCACAAGCAGCGATAACAATTCATCAGTGCCATTTAGCACCATATTTGCCCTTGATGATATCTTAAAGACTGGTCCTGAGGATAACTCAGAGGTGATCGGAAATGCTCAGGGGCTTGGGATCCTCATAGCCGATACAAATACAACAAACCTGCTCTGGTACTGGGACTTTGGATTTATCACGGGTAAGTTCAACGGCAGCTCTATAAGCATGTTTTCAAGGAATCCGACAACAGTGACGGTACGTGAGCTTTCGGTGGTCGGAGGGAGAGGAAAATTTAGGATGGCCAAAGGGTTTGCACAACTTAAGGATTACTCACGTAATGACACCACTATAATTGCGGAGCTTAATGTAACTGTTATTCATTACTAG